The proteins below are encoded in one region of Conger conger chromosome 17, fConCon1.1, whole genome shotgun sequence:
- the LOC133117066 gene encoding fidgetin-like isoform X2 yields the protein MVSNRKHPRITRTLIHQHIHRIDETLTSKAATLTGVKMQWTPEHAQWAEQHFDISSTTRSPAHKAEAYRAHLQPSYQYAWANDDISALTASNLLKKYAEKYSGILEGPSERVLLSTYVDAAPGLLNGRKLEGETWQEGSLYPMNCVPDIISASKSGAAPPGPPGDVSVSMGGSPGVAASLSEPSYSGGNCRSHAASGLHSDLPSQEYGPGYNGSYLHSSYSSQPAPALPSPLHSAGLLQPPPPPPPPPTLVPSYNTGSPNLSGYNYPPAGYPPQTAIATVYSPGGATPSSAYLPSGIAAPTPLPPSSLPGYTYQSHNLAPIAPTPLNSSSANSLKRKAFYMTEQGEMDSSYGNFNYSQQQSSHSPMYRMADNSISNTGRGNGFDRSAEASSLAFKPTKQLLPSDQPRKFSSQSGRALTPPSFSSAKGSKSGETFGKFSSPTMGEHGDEHRQHLSHSMPGSTVRTATSPNHPAEEQLKSSDPHLLDIVTSEVVQQCHPVDWGDIAGLELAKATLKEEVLWPMMRPDMFSGLTTLPRTVLLFGPQGTGRMLLGRCLASQLGATFLRISGSALATKWLGDGEKIIRASFLVARCRQPAVVFFSEVDVLLSAQLAEESPVNRIKGEIVAQLDAILTSAEDQVLVVCSTSKPEEIDESLRRYFAKRLLVPLPDSTARHQIISQLLSQHNYCLSDKEVGLVVQRTEGFSGLDVARLCQEAVVGPLHTLPGADLSALLPSQLRPVTYQDFENILCKLQPSISQKELDTYTEWNKMHGGSQ from the coding sequence GCGTAAAGATGCAGTGGACCCCGGAGCATGCGCAGTGGGCCGAGCAGCACTTCGACATCTCGTCCACCACGCGCTCCCCGGCACACAAAGCCGAGGCGTACCGGGCCCACCTACAGCCCAGCTACCAGTACGCCTGGGCCAACGACGACATTTCCGCACTGACCGCCTCCAACCTCCTGAAGAAGTATGCCGAGAAGTACTCTGGGATTTTAGAGGGCCCTAGCGAAAGGGTGCTCCTGAGCACCTACGTGGATGCCGCCCCGGGCCTCCTAAACGGGAGGAAGTTGGAGGGAGAGACCTGGCAGGAGGGCAGCTTGTATCCCATGAACTGCGTCCCCGACATCATTTCGGCCAGCAAAAGCGGGGCGgctccccccggccccccggggGACGTCTCGGTGAGTATGGGTGGCTCCCCGGGTGTGGCGGCCAGCCTGTCAGAGCCCAGCTACTCCGGCGGTAACTGCAGGAGCCATGCGGCCTCCGGTCTCCACTCCGACCTCCCGTCTCAGGAATACGGCCCAGGGTACAACGGCTCCTACCTGCACTCGAGCTacagcagccagcctgctcctgccctcccctccccgctgcACAGTGCCGGACTCCTCcagcccccacctcccccaccccctccccctactcTAGTGCCCAGCTACAACACTGGGTCTCCGAATCTGTCCGGCTACAATTACCCCCCGGCGGGGTATCCTCCGCAGACTGCAATTGCCACTGTGTATAGTCCTGGGGGAGCAACCCCTTCCTCTGCCTACTTGCCCTCGGGAATTGCAGCACCCACACCCTTGCCCCCTTCCAGCCTCCCTGGCTACACCTACCAGTCCCATAACCTTGCACCAATTGCACCGACACCTTTGAACAGCAGTTCAGCCAACTCGCTGAAGAGAAAAGCTTTCTACATGACGGAGCAAGGAGAAATGGACTCCAGTTATGGAAATTTCAACTACAGCCAACAGCAATCGAGTCACAGCCCCATGTACAGAATGGCAGACAACAGCATCTCAAACACGGGCAGGGGGAATGGATTTGACAGAAGTGCTGAGGCGTCATCTTTAGCATTTAAGCCTACGAAGCAGCTGCTGCCCTCTGATCAGCCGAGAAAATTCAGCAGTCAGTCAGGCAGGGCACTCACCCCGCCGTCTTTCAGCTCGGCCAAAGGCTCCAAGTCGGGCGAGACGTTTGGGAAGTTCTCGTCTCCCACTATGGGCGAGCACGGCGACGAACACAGGCAGCACCTCTCGCACTCCATGCCTGGGTCGACCGTCCGCACGGCTACCTCACCCAACCACCCTGCAGAAGAACAGTTAAAGAGCAGTGACCCCCACCTCCTGGATATTGTAACCTCCGAGGTCGTCCAGCAGTGCCACCCAGTGGACTGGGGTGACATTGCAGGTCTGGAGCTGGCCAAAGCTACACTGAAGGAGGAGGTCCTATGGCCCATGATGAGGCCGGACATGTTTAGCGGGCTCACCACGTTGCCTCGGACTGTCCTCTTGTTCGGACCTCAGGGAACGGGCCGGATGCTTCTGGGCCGGTGCCTAGCTAGCCAGCTGGGTGCCACGTTCCTCCGGATCAGCGGCTCCGCCCTAGCAACCAAGTGGCTCGGAGACGGGGAGAAGATCATCCGCGCCTCGTTCCTGGTGGCTCGGTGCCGGCAGCCGGCCGTGGTCTTCTTCAGTGAGGTGGACGTGCTGCTGTCAGCACAACTGGCCGAGGAGAGCCCGGTGAACCGGATCAAGGGCGAGATAGTGGCACAGCTGGACGCCATCTTGACCTCAGCCGAGGACCAGGTGCTGGTGGTCTGTTCCACCAGTAAGCCCGAGGAGATTGACGAGTCCCTCAGGAGGTACTTTGCCAAGAGGCTCCTCGTCCCTTTACCAGACAGCACAGCCAGGCACCAGATAATCAGCCAGCTCCTCTCGCAGCACAACTACTGCCTCAGTGACAAGGAGGTAGGGCTGGTCGTCCAGAGGACGGAGGGATTCTCGGGCTTGGACGTTGCGCGCCTGTGTCAGGAGGCGGTGGTaggtcctctccacaccctgccagGAGCGGACCTCTCGGCCCTTCTGCCCAGCCAGCTGAGGCCGGTCACTTATCAGGACTTTGAGAACATTCTTTGTAAACTTCAGCCCAGTATATCACAGAAAGAGCTTGACACTTACACTGAATGGAACAAAATGCACGGTGGCAGTCAGTGA
- the LOC133117066 gene encoding fidgetin-like isoform X1, which yields MRSLGQASPTKRSSCFGFEIPTWQRLWSVFPSLTWNGFKSQASSHNPNTHSSAHTSDRWCIEPRTRPVSTWCGVKMQWTPEHAQWAEQHFDISSTTRSPAHKAEAYRAHLQPSYQYAWANDDISALTASNLLKKYAEKYSGILEGPSERVLLSTYVDAAPGLLNGRKLEGETWQEGSLYPMNCVPDIISASKSGAAPPGPPGDVSVSMGGSPGVAASLSEPSYSGGNCRSHAASGLHSDLPSQEYGPGYNGSYLHSSYSSQPAPALPSPLHSAGLLQPPPPPPPPPTLVPSYNTGSPNLSGYNYPPAGYPPQTAIATVYSPGGATPSSAYLPSGIAAPTPLPPSSLPGYTYQSHNLAPIAPTPLNSSSANSLKRKAFYMTEQGEMDSSYGNFNYSQQQSSHSPMYRMADNSISNTGRGNGFDRSAEASSLAFKPTKQLLPSDQPRKFSSQSGRALTPPSFSSAKGSKSGETFGKFSSPTMGEHGDEHRQHLSHSMPGSTVRTATSPNHPAEEQLKSSDPHLLDIVTSEVVQQCHPVDWGDIAGLELAKATLKEEVLWPMMRPDMFSGLTTLPRTVLLFGPQGTGRMLLGRCLASQLGATFLRISGSALATKWLGDGEKIIRASFLVARCRQPAVVFFSEVDVLLSAQLAEESPVNRIKGEIVAQLDAILTSAEDQVLVVCSTSKPEEIDESLRRYFAKRLLVPLPDSTARHQIISQLLSQHNYCLSDKEVGLVVQRTEGFSGLDVARLCQEAVVGPLHTLPGADLSALLPSQLRPVTYQDFENILCKLQPSISQKELDTYTEWNKMHGGSQ from the coding sequence GCGTAAAGATGCAGTGGACCCCGGAGCATGCGCAGTGGGCCGAGCAGCACTTCGACATCTCGTCCACCACGCGCTCCCCGGCACACAAAGCCGAGGCGTACCGGGCCCACCTACAGCCCAGCTACCAGTACGCCTGGGCCAACGACGACATTTCCGCACTGACCGCCTCCAACCTCCTGAAGAAGTATGCCGAGAAGTACTCTGGGATTTTAGAGGGCCCTAGCGAAAGGGTGCTCCTGAGCACCTACGTGGATGCCGCCCCGGGCCTCCTAAACGGGAGGAAGTTGGAGGGAGAGACCTGGCAGGAGGGCAGCTTGTATCCCATGAACTGCGTCCCCGACATCATTTCGGCCAGCAAAAGCGGGGCGgctccccccggccccccggggGACGTCTCGGTGAGTATGGGTGGCTCCCCGGGTGTGGCGGCCAGCCTGTCAGAGCCCAGCTACTCCGGCGGTAACTGCAGGAGCCATGCGGCCTCCGGTCTCCACTCCGACCTCCCGTCTCAGGAATACGGCCCAGGGTACAACGGCTCCTACCTGCACTCGAGCTacagcagccagcctgctcctgccctcccctccccgctgcACAGTGCCGGACTCCTCcagcccccacctcccccaccccctccccctactcTAGTGCCCAGCTACAACACTGGGTCTCCGAATCTGTCCGGCTACAATTACCCCCCGGCGGGGTATCCTCCGCAGACTGCAATTGCCACTGTGTATAGTCCTGGGGGAGCAACCCCTTCCTCTGCCTACTTGCCCTCGGGAATTGCAGCACCCACACCCTTGCCCCCTTCCAGCCTCCCTGGCTACACCTACCAGTCCCATAACCTTGCACCAATTGCACCGACACCTTTGAACAGCAGTTCAGCCAACTCGCTGAAGAGAAAAGCTTTCTACATGACGGAGCAAGGAGAAATGGACTCCAGTTATGGAAATTTCAACTACAGCCAACAGCAATCGAGTCACAGCCCCATGTACAGAATGGCAGACAACAGCATCTCAAACACGGGCAGGGGGAATGGATTTGACAGAAGTGCTGAGGCGTCATCTTTAGCATTTAAGCCTACGAAGCAGCTGCTGCCCTCTGATCAGCCGAGAAAATTCAGCAGTCAGTCAGGCAGGGCACTCACCCCGCCGTCTTTCAGCTCGGCCAAAGGCTCCAAGTCGGGCGAGACGTTTGGGAAGTTCTCGTCTCCCACTATGGGCGAGCACGGCGACGAACACAGGCAGCACCTCTCGCACTCCATGCCTGGGTCGACCGTCCGCACGGCTACCTCACCCAACCACCCTGCAGAAGAACAGTTAAAGAGCAGTGACCCCCACCTCCTGGATATTGTAACCTCCGAGGTCGTCCAGCAGTGCCACCCAGTGGACTGGGGTGACATTGCAGGTCTGGAGCTGGCCAAAGCTACACTGAAGGAGGAGGTCCTATGGCCCATGATGAGGCCGGACATGTTTAGCGGGCTCACCACGTTGCCTCGGACTGTCCTCTTGTTCGGACCTCAGGGAACGGGCCGGATGCTTCTGGGCCGGTGCCTAGCTAGCCAGCTGGGTGCCACGTTCCTCCGGATCAGCGGCTCCGCCCTAGCAACCAAGTGGCTCGGAGACGGGGAGAAGATCATCCGCGCCTCGTTCCTGGTGGCTCGGTGCCGGCAGCCGGCCGTGGTCTTCTTCAGTGAGGTGGACGTGCTGCTGTCAGCACAACTGGCCGAGGAGAGCCCGGTGAACCGGATCAAGGGCGAGATAGTGGCACAGCTGGACGCCATCTTGACCTCAGCCGAGGACCAGGTGCTGGTGGTCTGTTCCACCAGTAAGCCCGAGGAGATTGACGAGTCCCTCAGGAGGTACTTTGCCAAGAGGCTCCTCGTCCCTTTACCAGACAGCACAGCCAGGCACCAGATAATCAGCCAGCTCCTCTCGCAGCACAACTACTGCCTCAGTGACAAGGAGGTAGGGCTGGTCGTCCAGAGGACGGAGGGATTCTCGGGCTTGGACGTTGCGCGCCTGTGTCAGGAGGCGGTGGTaggtcctctccacaccctgccagGAGCGGACCTCTCGGCCCTTCTGCCCAGCCAGCTGAGGCCGGTCACTTATCAGGACTTTGAGAACATTCTTTGTAAACTTCAGCCCAGTATATCACAGAAAGAGCTTGACACTTACACTGAATGGAACAAAATGCACGGTGGCAGTCAGTGA